From Panicum hallii strain FIL2 chromosome 2, PHallii_v3.1, whole genome shotgun sequence, a single genomic window includes:
- the LOC112881810 gene encoding uncharacterized protein LOC112881810 encodes MRAISSAAGGMLRARLRGAARVRGGGEGAGRWTTPGHEERPKGYLFNRPPPPPGESRTWEDWELPCYVTSFLTVVILGVGLNAKPDLTIETWAHEKALERLQQQELAAAEAQAE; translated from the coding sequence ATGCGGGCGATCTCGTCGGCGGCGGGTGGGATGCTGAGGGCGCGGCtgcgcggggcggcgcgcgttcgcggcggcggcgagggggccgGGCGGTGGACGACCCCGGGGCACGAGGAGCGGCCCAAGGGGTACCTCTTcaaccggccgccgccgccgccgggggagTCGCGCACGTGGGAGGACTGGGAGCTGCCCTGCTACGTCACCTCCTTCCTCACCGTCGTCATCCTCGGCGTCGGGCTCAACGCCAAGCCCGACCTCACCATCGAGACCTGGGCGCACGAGAAGGCGCTCGAGCGCCTCCAGCAGCaggagctcgccgccgccgaagcCCAGGCCGAGTGA
- the LOC112882790 gene encoding uncharacterized protein LOC112882790: protein MGAKEKGEERDDHSTDVERDGKQGKEAESDYEPGRDSLSSQGEATSNEDTKAKRVSRVPKKLAKKESKENSPRSARSISSRQIHTKLQYISSNNPQNKSPKTNKMANGARTVEVKKTEAVKVPSCSSSEVSEETEEKAIEDRPTDDKTVDGGAKDGKAIEGRAADEVIEGRNKDDKAIDAMKDDKAIEDGTKDDKAIEDETKEDKAVEDGTEDDKAVEDGTKDDMDIEDGKDGKAIEGKVTDDNVIDGREADGKATEEAKEIDILDEAPKCDQSTSTDDEIADTEENIVHNGQSVSYEKNEELDSKIEKLEQELREVAALEVSLYSVVPEHGCSSHKLHTPARCLSRFYIHASKFWSSDKKASVAKNSVSGLVLVAKSCGNDVSRLTFWLSNTAVLREIIAQTFGTSRQSGPIMKSFSTNGNAKKPDGNFAPMRWKSSSNGKHARPNIMQLPDDWRETGTLLSALEKIETWIFSRIVESVWWQAMTPHMQTPVEDLSTPKIGRLLGPSLGDQQHGNFSIDLWKTAFRDAFSRICPLRASGHECGCLPVLAKLVMEHCVARLDVAMFNAILRESANEIPSDPISDPIVDSRVLPIPAGDLSFGSGAQLKNSVGNWSRWLTDTFGMDGTGAEKDGQDAEHNGDDRRDAAETNCFKLLSELSDLLMLPKDMLLEKSIRKEVCPSIGLPLVTRILCNFTPDEFCPDPVPGMVLEELNSESLMERFTEREVISTFPVAAAPVVYRPPSLEDVAEKVADTGRGDPELLDRRGSMVQRRGYTSDDDDLDDLDSPLASLYDRSAPPSPCSDGAAHFSTRRQGASMANARYELLREVWSERR, encoded by the exons ATGGGTGCcaaagagaaaggggaagagAGAGATGATCATTCAACCGATGTGGAAAGAGATGGTAAACAAGGGAAAGAAGCTGAATCAGACTATGAGCCAGGTAGAGATTCCCTTTCATCTCAAGGTGAAGCTACCAGTAATGAAGATACTAAAGCAAAGAGAGTTTCAAGGGTTCCAAAGAAGCTAGCGAAGAAAGAGTCGAAAGAAAACAGCCCACGCTCGGCAAGGAGTATTTCCAGTCGTCAAATCCACACTAAGCTGCAATATATATCGTCAAATAATCCTCAGAACAAATCTCCAAAAACAAACAAAATGGCTAATGGTGCTAGAACAGTAGAGGTGAAGAAGACAGAAGCTGTGAAAGTTCCTTCTTGTTCGTCATCTGAGGTGTCTgaggaaacagaggaaaaaGCTATTGAGGATAGACCTACAGATGATAAAACAGTTGATGGAGGAGCCAAGGATGGTAAAGCCATTGAAGGCAGAGCCGCAGATGAAGTCATTGAGGGCAGAAACAAGGACGATAAGGCCATTGACGCAATGAAGGATGATAAGGCCATTGAGGATGGAACCAAGGATGATAAAGCCATTGAGGACGAAACCAAGGAAGATAAGGCCGTTGAGGATGGAACGGAGGATGATAAAGCTGTTGAGGATGGAACGAAGGATGATATGGATATTGAAGATGGAAAGGATGGTAAGGCCATTGAAGGCAAAGTAACTGATGATAATGTCATCGATGGCAGAGAGGCGGATGGTAAAGCTACTGAAGAGGCAAAGGAGATCGATATATTGGATGAAGCTCCAAAATGTGATCAGAGTACTAGTACTGATGATGAAattgctgatactgaagaaAACATAGTTCATAATGGTCAATCAGTTTCTTATGAAAAGAATGAGGAATTAGATTCAAAAATTGAGAAGTTAGAGCAGGAGCTGCGTGAAGTTGCTGCACTTGAGGTTTCTCTCTATTCTGTGGTGCCAGAGCATGGTTGTTCATCACATAAGTTGCACACACCAGCTCGCTGTCTGTCTAGGTTCTATATTCATGCATCAAAATTTTGGTCCTCAGATAAGAAAGCTtcggttgcaaaaaattctgttTCTGGGCTTGTGCTTGTTGCAAAGTCTTGTGGCAATGATGTTTCAAG GTTGACATTCTGGCTATCAAACACAGCTGTGCTAAGAGAAATCATTGCACAGACCTTTGGTACTTCACGACAATCAGGTCCAATTATGAAGTCTTTTAGCACAAATGGTAATGCAAAGAAGCCTGACGGGAATTTCGCTCCTATGCGATGGAAAAGTAGCTCCAATGGCAAGCATGCTAGACCCAATATTATGCAGCTGCCAGATGATTGGCGGGAAACTGGCACACTCTTGTCAGCATTGGAGAAGATTGAAACTTGGATCTTTTCTCGGATTGTTGAGTCTGTGTGGTGGCAG gcaatgACACCCCACATGCAAACCCCAGTGGAAGATTTGTCGACTCCGAAGATCGGCAGGTTGTTAGGGCCTTCTTTGGGTGATCAGCAACATGGAAatttttctattgatctctggAAAACTGCATTTCGTGATGCCTTCAGCAGAATCTGTCCTCTTCGTGCTAGTGGACATGAGTGCGGCTGTTTACCAGTACTGGCAAAATTG GTGATGGAGCATTGCGTAGCCCGTTTAGATGTTGCTATGTTCAACGCCATCCTTCGTGAATCAGCGAACGAAATACCGTCTGATCCTATATCTGACCCAATCGTGGACTCAAGAGTTCTGCCTATTCCAGCTGGGGACTTAAGCTTTGGATCAGGCGCTCAGCTGAAGAACTCT GTTGGGAATTGGTCCAGATGGTTGACAGACACATTTGGCATGGATGGAACTGGAGCTGAAAAGGATGGTCAAGATGCGGAACATAATGGTGATGACCGAAGAGATGCAGCTGAAACAAATTGCTTTAAGCTACTCAGTGAGCTAAGTGATCTTCTGATGCTTCCTAAGGACATGCTTCTTGAGAAATCCATCAGGAAAGAG GTCTGCCCTTCCATTGGCCTTCCACTGGTAACAAGAATACTGTGCAACTTCACTCCTGACGAGTTCTGCCCCGATCCTGTCCCTGGCATGGTTCTGGAGGAGCTGAATTCCGAG AGCCTGATGGAGCGGTTCACGGAGAGAGAGGTGATCAGCACATTCCCAGTCGCCGCTGCTCCTGTGGTGTACCGCCCCCCTTCGCTGGAGGACGTCGCGGAGAAAGTGGCGGACACCGGCCGCGGCGACCCGGAACTGCTGGACCGGAGGGGCTCGATGGTGCAGAGGAGAGGGTACAccagcgacgacgacgacctggACGACCTCGACTCCCCCCTGGCGTCCCTGTACGACAGGAGCGCCCCACCCTCGCCGTGCAGCGACGGCGCCGCGCATTTCAGCACCCGGCGGCAGGGAGCCTCCATGGCCAATGCCAGATACGAGCTCCTCCGAGAAGTGTGGTCGGAGCGGCGGTGA